One genomic segment of Canis lupus baileyi chromosome 9, mCanLup2.hap1, whole genome shotgun sequence includes these proteins:
- the LOC140640637 gene encoding putative olfactory receptor 2W6: protein MARDNDSYQQVFILVGFSDRPQLEIILFAFVLVFYILTLLGNSAIIFLSILDARLHTPMYFFLGNLSFLDLCFTTSIVPQLLWNLWGPEKTITYHGCVAQLYIYMVLGSTECVLLAVMSYDRYVAVCRPLHYTVIMHPRLCLQLVTVSWFCGFLNSFVMCPQTMQLSRCGHHMVDHFLCEMPALIAMSCEDTMLVEAFAFALGVALLLVPLSLILISYSMIAATVLRIKSAAGCKKAFNTCSSHLMVVSLFYGTIIYMYLQPANSYSQDQGKFLTLFYTIITPSINPLIYTLRNKDVKGVMRRLLKGEKGAREA, encoded by the coding sequence ATGGCAAGAGACAATGACAGCTACCAGCAAGTATTCATCTTGGTGGGCTTTTCTGACCGTCCTCAACTAGAGAtaattctctttgcttttgtctTGGTCTTCTACATCCTGACCCTCTTGGGCAACAGTGCCATCATCTTCTTGTCAATCTTGGATGCCAGGCTCCACACACCCATGTACTTCTTTCTTGGGAACCTTTCTTTTTTGGACCTCTGCTTTACGACGAGCATTGTCCCCCAGTTGCTGTGGAACCTTTGGGGTCCAGAGAAGACCATCACCTACCATGGTTGTGTGGCCCAGCTCTACATCTACATGGTGTTGGGCTCAACCGAGTGTGTTCTCCTAGCTGTCATGTCCTATGACCGCTACGTGGCTGTCTGCCGGCCCCTGCACTACACTGTGATCATGCATCCACGTCTCTGCCTGCAGTTGGTGACTGTGTCCTGGTTCTGTGGCTTTCTAAATTCCTTTGTCATGTGTCCCCAGACCATGCAACTCTCCCGATGTGGGCACCATATGGTGGACCACTTTCTGTGTGAGATGCCTGCTCTTATCGCCATGTCCTGTGAAGACACCATGCTGGTGGAAGCATTTGCCTTTGCCCTGGGTGTTGCCCTTCTCCTGGTGCCCCTTTCCCTGATCCTCATCTCTTACAGCATGATTGCAGCCACTGTGCTGAGGATCAAGTCAGCAGCAGGGTGCAAGAAAGCTTTCAACACCTGCTCTTCCCACCTGATGGTGGTCTCCCTTTTCTACGGGACCATCATCTACATGTACCTGCAGCCCGCCAATAGCTACTCCCAAGACCAAGGCAAGTTCCTCACCCTCTTCTACACCATCATCACTCCCAGTATCAACCCCCTGATCTACACGCTGAGGAACAAGGATGTAAAGGGGGTGATGAGGAGGCTCCTGAAGGGTGAGAAGGGGGCCAGGGAAGCCTAA